The following proteins come from a genomic window of Oncorhynchus mykiss isolate Arlee chromosome 19, USDA_OmykA_1.1, whole genome shotgun sequence:
- the casp6 gene encoding caspase-6, producing MSCPVNKDTKGSLEKDNKTSQTTGPSENLTETDGYFCSSFSMDPAEEYKMNHKRRGLALIFNQEHFFWHLRMPPRNGTNADRSNLCHR from the exons ATGTCGTGTCCAGTGAATAAAGACACTAAAG GAAGCTTGGAAAAAGACAACAAAACATCCCAGACGACAG GTCCTAGTGAGAACCTTACAGAAACAGATGGGTATTTCTGCAG TTCTTTCTCTATGGACCCTGCGGAGGAGTACAAGATGAACCACAAGCGGCGAGGCCTGGCTCTCATCTTCAACCAGGAGCACTTCTTCTGGCATCTGAGGATGCCCCCCCGCAACGGGACCAATGCTGACCGCTCCAATCTG TGCCACCGATAG